A region of Paraburkholderia largidicola DNA encodes the following proteins:
- a CDS encoding GtrA family protein, which produces MKRELLRFAIAGVIGLIVDAGVLYGMLALGAGYFAGRAVSFVAAVWSTWQFNRRFTFVQGSNKSAWAEWWHYLFAMLGGGVVNYAAYSATVLLLPKSALLPLIAVAVGSLAGMTVNFVSAKLWVFKARS; this is translated from the coding sequence ATGAAGCGCGAACTACTCCGCTTCGCCATCGCCGGCGTGATCGGCCTCATCGTCGACGCAGGCGTGCTGTATGGAATGCTCGCACTCGGAGCAGGCTATTTCGCTGGCCGCGCGGTGTCGTTTGTCGCGGCGGTCTGGTCGACGTGGCAGTTCAATCGACGCTTCACCTTCGTCCAGGGCAGCAACAAATCGGCGTGGGCCGAGTGGTGGCATTACCTGTTCGCGATGCTGGGCGGCGGCGTCGTCAATTACGCAGCCTATAGCGCGACCGTCCTGCTCCTGCCGAAGAGCGCGCTGCTGCCGCTCATCGCCGTTGCCGTCGGTTCGCTTGCGGGCATGACGGTCAACTTCGTCAGCGCGAAGCTGTGGGTGTTCAAGGCCCGCTCATGA
- a CDS encoding glycosyltransferase family 2 protein, whose protein sequence is MPLYDSLRLAVLIPCYNEAATVRSVVRDFRAALPGADIYVFDNNSTDNTSDVARAAGAVVRQVGYQGKGNVIRRMFADIDADAYVLVDGDDTYDAAAAPQMIERLIEDALDMVVATRHTDEHEAYRLGHRFGNVMLTRFVASIFGRTFTDMLSGYRVFSRRYVKSFPAHSKGFETETELTVHALELRMPVAEIATRYKSRPEGSVSKLNTYRDGFRILSMIVKLFRAERPLTFFSIGTALCALASIALAVPLFETYFETGLVPRLPTAVLCAALMIFAALFLVCGVILDTVTHGRAEVKRLAYLAFPAPGAQREATGATTTAAAATLAGRAGK, encoded by the coding sequence ATGCCCCTTTACGATTCGCTTCGTCTAGCCGTTCTGATTCCCTGCTACAACGAGGCAGCGACTGTCCGATCCGTCGTGCGGGATTTTCGCGCGGCCCTGCCGGGCGCCGACATCTACGTGTTCGACAACAACTCGACGGATAACACGAGCGACGTCGCGCGTGCGGCGGGCGCCGTGGTGCGCCAGGTGGGGTATCAGGGCAAGGGCAATGTCATCCGGCGCATGTTCGCGGACATCGACGCCGATGCGTACGTACTCGTCGACGGCGACGATACCTACGACGCCGCTGCCGCGCCGCAGATGATCGAGCGTCTGATCGAGGACGCACTCGACATGGTCGTCGCGACCCGTCATACGGACGAGCACGAAGCGTATCGCCTCGGCCATCGCTTCGGCAATGTGATGCTCACGCGCTTCGTCGCATCGATCTTCGGCCGCACGTTCACCGACATGCTGTCGGGCTATCGCGTGTTCTCGCGTCGCTATGTGAAGTCGTTTCCCGCGCATTCGAAAGGCTTCGAGACGGAGACGGAACTCACCGTCCACGCGCTGGAGCTGCGCATGCCCGTCGCCGAAATCGCGACCCGCTACAAATCGCGTCCCGAAGGCTCCGTCAGCAAGCTCAACACGTACCGCGACGGCTTTCGCATTCTCAGCATGATCGTGAAACTGTTCCGTGCCGAGCGGCCGCTCACGTTCTTCTCGATCGGCACGGCGCTATGCGCGCTCGCGTCGATCGCACTCGCCGTGCCGCTGTTCGAAACGTACTTCGAAACGGGTCTCGTGCCGCGGCTGCCGACGGCCGTGCTATGCGCCGCGCTAATGATCTTCGCGGCGCTGTTCCTCGTGTGCGGCGTGATACTCGATACGGTGACCCATGGCCGCGCCGAGGTGAAGCGACTCGCCTACCTCGCTTTTCCGGCACCGGGCGCTCAACGCGAAGCAACGGGCGCAACAACGACAGCAGCGGCTGCGACACTCGCAGGACGCGCCGGCAAATGA